In one Brassica oleracea var. oleracea cultivar TO1000 chromosome C9, BOL, whole genome shotgun sequence genomic region, the following are encoded:
- the LOC106313595 gene encoding nucleolin 2-like isoform X2: MSPTEGSATKEMSLLTLNERDTTKRTTRPRKRDIGRIRVMGYSIDLPHDDVVNALRKHFSSCGEITDVCVHVLTDNLLDSFGFIYFLGGQGTVDRAMQLSGTDVGGWNVTVKPYPFLEDADWDPVAIVQGYDTCLGKTDIKRMLFDHFSSCGQIKDIKFQRSIGLASVYLYGEGAEDKVLDLDGSYMGGCKILVKLIPSSGIYTVHPRSRHLGWPR, from the exons ATGTCTCCAACAGAGGGATCCGCGACAAAA GAGATGAGTCTGCTGACTTTGAACGAAAGGGACACTACTAAGAGAACCACCAGACCAAGAAAACG CGACATTGGGAGAATTCGTGTAATGGGATATAGCATTGACCTTCCTCATGATGACGTGGTAAACGCGTTGAGAAAACATTTCTCTTCATGCGGAGAGATCACGGATGTTTGTGTCCACGTACTCACGGATAATCTTCTCGACAG TTTTGGTTTTATTTATTTTCTGGGAGGACAAGGCACAGTTGACAGGGCGATGCAACTTAGTGGAACTGACGTTGGAGGATGGAATGTCACTGTTAAGCCTTATCCTTTCCTGGAAGATGCAGACTG GGACCCTGTTGCCATTGTTCAAGGATATGACACTTGTCTTGGGAAAACTGATATCAAGAGAATGTTGTTTGATCACTTCTCTTCATGTGGACAGATCAAGGATATCAAGTTTCAGAGGAG CATTGGTTTAGCTTCTGTGTATCTTTATGGAGAAGGTGCAGAAGACAAGGTGCTTGATCTTGATGGGTCCTACATGGGAGGATGCAAAATACTTGTTAAGCTTATTCCCTCGAGTGGAATATACACTGTTCACCCTCGTAGTCGTCATCTTGGCTGGCCCAG GTAA
- the LOC106313595 gene encoding nucleolin 2-like isoform X1, with product MSPTEGSATKEMSLLTLNERDTTKRTTRPRKRDIGRIRVMGYSIDLPHDDVVNALRKHFSSCGEITDVCVHVLTDNLLDSFGFIYFLGGQGTVDRAMQLSGTDVGGWNVTVKPYPFLEDADWDPVAIVQGYDTCLGKTDIKRMLFDHFSSCGQIKDIKFQRSSIGLASVYLYGEGAEDKVLDLDGSYMGGCKILVKLIPSSGIYTVHPRSRHLGWPR from the exons ATGTCTCCAACAGAGGGATCCGCGACAAAA GAGATGAGTCTGCTGACTTTGAACGAAAGGGACACTACTAAGAGAACCACCAGACCAAGAAAACG CGACATTGGGAGAATTCGTGTAATGGGATATAGCATTGACCTTCCTCATGATGACGTGGTAAACGCGTTGAGAAAACATTTCTCTTCATGCGGAGAGATCACGGATGTTTGTGTCCACGTACTCACGGATAATCTTCTCGACAG TTTTGGTTTTATTTATTTTCTGGGAGGACAAGGCACAGTTGACAGGGCGATGCAACTTAGTGGAACTGACGTTGGAGGATGGAATGTCACTGTTAAGCCTTATCCTTTCCTGGAAGATGCAGACTG GGACCCTGTTGCCATTGTTCAAGGATATGACACTTGTCTTGGGAAAACTGATATCAAGAGAATGTTGTTTGATCACTTCTCTTCATGTGGACAGATCAAGGATATCAAGTTTCAGAGGAG CAGCATTGGTTTAGCTTCTGTGTATCTTTATGGAGAAGGTGCAGAAGACAAGGTGCTTGATCTTGATGGGTCCTACATGGGAGGATGCAAAATACTTGTTAAGCTTATTCCCTCGAGTGGAATATACACTGTTCACCCTCGTAGTCGTCATCTTGGCTGGCCCAG GTAA